The Candidatus Methylomirabilota bacterium genome has a segment encoding these proteins:
- a CDS encoding C1 family peptidase, producing LVSLPERFPDPEIISKHLPSYTKHGLILDQGEEGACTGFGLAAMINYLLWRGSIGTRRKVERVSPRMLYHLARTYDEWPGEDYEGSSCRGAMKGWHRHGVCSDAHWPYRSKGQVKFIKPKEGWQQDAAKRPLGAYYRVKKDSIADMQAAIYEVGAIYVSATVHEGWFLDSHSKLPIITMVPGETGGHAFAMVGYTPEGFIVQNSWAEDWGYRGFAIMTYPDWVQHGADAWVAVLGAPMAVQIEDRTRSSMSLRDVADGKATWFWRSDRVTLEYTYQNEAVQPLSESSAYGHTMVLGNNGRPLNRFLDLEDASSAVRETALTLPLDWLGEQRAPKLAIYAHGGLNHEEGSIRRIRVLAPYFRENGIYPLFVTWRTGFMDSVVGMLEDVVERFFTPQGVEPSWGWFADVKEQIKEARDRAIEVACEQLLVKAVWMQMKQNAEAAADRDAGLTLLTNHLSTLKDRLPKLEIHLIGHSAGSILLGYLLDSFADKKLKVSTLTLYAPACTVGFALRYYALAVQKKVLSNSDMYFDILSDEREQADSVGPYGKSLLYLVSRALEIAHKMPLLGLEGAWREEAETPDMWNRDTLIDVTNWRKFAKSEVGLKVHTKGRTKVSDGQEFIPLAHGSFDNDVEVVTATLERIRGDKLRAKVENLHGF from the coding sequence CTATCTCCTTTGGAGGGGAAGCATAGGGACGAGGCGGAAAGTGGAACGGGTCAGCCCGCGTATGCTCTACCACTTGGCCCGAACCTACGATGAATGGCCAGGCGAAGATTATGAGGGCTCGAGCTGCCGGGGGGCCATGAAGGGTTGGCATCGCCACGGTGTATGCTCGGATGCGCATTGGCCTTACCGTTCGAAGGGTCAGGTCAAGTTCATTAAGCCAAAGGAGGGTTGGCAGCAGGATGCTGCAAAGCGCCCTCTAGGTGCATACTATCGCGTCAAGAAGGATTCCATTGCGGACATGCAAGCAGCGATCTACGAGGTCGGGGCGATTTATGTATCGGCAACGGTCCACGAGGGTTGGTTCCTGGATTCCCACTCGAAGTTGCCGATCATTACCATGGTTCCTGGCGAGACCGGTGGGCACGCCTTTGCCATGGTCGGATACACACCGGAAGGCTTCATCGTGCAGAACTCCTGGGCCGAGGATTGGGGATACCGGGGGTTCGCCATCATGACCTACCCGGATTGGGTGCAACACGGTGCGGACGCCTGGGTGGCCGTACTCGGGGCGCCGATGGCTGTGCAGATTGAGGACCGGACCCGGAGCAGCATGTCTCTCAGGGATGTGGCCGACGGAAAGGCAACGTGGTTCTGGCGCTCAGACCGTGTAACCCTAGAGTACACATACCAAAACGAGGCGGTCCAACCGTTGAGCGAGAGCAGCGCATATGGACACACCATGGTGCTCGGCAACAATGGGCGTCCACTCAATCGCTTCCTCGATTTAGAGGACGCGAGCAGCGCGGTGAGGGAAACGGCGCTGACGCTGCCGCTAGATTGGCTGGGCGAACAACGTGCACCCAAGCTCGCCATCTACGCTCACGGTGGCTTAAATCACGAAGAAGGCTCCATCAGACGAATCCGGGTGCTCGCCCCTTATTTCCGGGAGAACGGCATCTACCCCTTGTTCGTGACCTGGCGAACGGGGTTCATGGATAGCGTGGTGGGGATGCTCGAAGACGTTGTGGAACGATTCTTTACCCCCCAAGGGGTCGAGCCATCGTGGGGGTGGTTTGCGGATGTCAAGGAGCAGATCAAGGAAGCGAGAGATCGCGCCATCGAGGTCGCGTGTGAGCAACTCTTGGTGAAAGCGGTCTGGATGCAGATGAAGCAAAACGCCGAGGCCGCGGCGGACCGCGACGCCGGACTTACCCTTTTGACCAATCACCTCAGCACACTGAAGGATCGACTCCCCAAGCTGGAGATTCATCTCATCGGACACTCCGCGGGATCCATCCTTCTCGGCTACTTGTTAGACAGCTTTGCTGACAAAAAGCTGAAGGTCTCTACGCTCACCCTGTATGCTCCGGCATGCACGGTCGGATTTGCCCTTCGGTATTACGCTCTTGCGGTACAGAAGAAAGTTTTGTCAAACAGCGACATGTACTTCGACATCTTGAGTGACGAGAGGGAGCAGGCTGACTCCGTAGGGCCATATGGAAAGTCCCTCCTCTACCTGGTCAGCCGAGCCCTTGAAATTGCCCACAAGATGCCACTTCTCGGTTTGGAAGGGGCGTGGCGCGAGGAGGCCGAGACACCAGATATGTGGAATCGTGACACGCTCATTGATGTAACAAACTGGAGGAAATTTGCAAAATCCGAGGTCGGGTTGAAAGTCCACACCAAGGGCCGCACGAAAGTCTCTGACGGACAAGAGTTTATCCCGTTGGCCCACGGGTCCTTCGACAACGATGTGGAGGTTGTGACTGCAACTCTAGAGCGGATCCGTGGCGATAAACTGCGCGCAAAGGTCGAGAACCTTCACGGTTTTTAG